The following proteins are co-located in the Haloplanus sp. HW8-1 genome:
- a CDS encoding amphi-Trp domain-containing protein gives MSDSESDRTTIRTGREFEREYRLDASEAGAFLIELGEQLRADGELTISTDEWKLPFAFGDPVGLAIDFDGVGDPELEIELELPGRTDEAAPDIS, from the coding sequence ATGTCAGATAGCGAATCAGATCGGACGACGATCCGAACCGGCCGAGAGTTCGAACGGGAGTACCGTCTCGACGCGAGCGAGGCGGGAGCGTTCCTGATCGAACTCGGGGAGCAGTTGCGGGCGGACGGCGAACTCACCATCAGCACCGACGAGTGGAAACTCCCCTTCGCGTTCGGGGACCCCGTCGGACTCGCCATCGACTTCGACGGGGTGGGGGACCCCGAACTGGAGATCGAACTCGAACTCCCGGGGCGAACCGACGAGGCGGCCCCCGACATCTCGTAA
- a CDS encoding aryl-sulfate sulfotransferase, whose protein sequence is MVTRSSARRVFGLALVALLLAAAGSSLAYDPVDDGALGPGTVERDSGNVTVVSTQGVHFAGQFDRSRPPRLLSIDPDGSLRWQYEGDHDEGARGWFYDIDPLPNGNLLVVSPRGGETLVYELDRETRERVWTERLPFTDTHDVDRLDDGRLVVAHMRADVENGTSGDRVVVWNRSRSEVTWEWRFADHFPADTDGGVDDDWTHVNDVDPVGEDRLLVSPRNFDQVLLINRTTGEIEIRLGSDGDLDTLDAQHNPDYLRGPDGRPTLLVADSGNDRVVEYAREGGDWNRTWTLTGNLTWPRDADRLPNGNTLVVDSLGHRVIEVTPRGRVVWEFYATWAPYDAERLGTGDGSNGPTVQELNATGRYTVRGGAGESPGVDRATPQAWLDRATDGTPAERLGSGLATWWAHRAPWFRPAWLSPWGFLAAVLAFGVAAAWLATEAYWWRGDAAVVRLLDDAG, encoded by the coding sequence GTGGTCACACGTTCGTCCGCTCGTCGTGTCTTCGGCCTCGCTCTCGTCGCCCTCCTCCTTGCCGCCGCCGGGAGTTCGCTCGCGTACGATCCGGTCGACGACGGCGCACTCGGTCCCGGGACCGTCGAGCGCGATTCCGGGAACGTAACGGTCGTCAGTACCCAGGGCGTTCACTTCGCCGGGCAGTTCGACCGGTCGCGGCCGCCGCGGCTCCTCTCGATCGATCCCGACGGGTCCCTGCGGTGGCAGTACGAGGGCGACCACGACGAGGGAGCACGCGGCTGGTTCTACGACATCGACCCGTTGCCGAACGGCAACCTGCTGGTCGTGAGTCCGCGGGGCGGCGAGACGCTCGTCTACGAACTCGACCGTGAGACGCGCGAGCGCGTCTGGACCGAGCGGCTTCCGTTCACCGATACGCACGACGTGGACCGACTCGACGACGGCCGTCTGGTCGTCGCGCACATGCGAGCGGACGTCGAGAACGGCACCAGCGGCGACCGAGTCGTCGTCTGGAACCGGTCACGAAGCGAGGTCACCTGGGAGTGGCGCTTCGCCGATCACTTCCCGGCCGACACCGACGGCGGCGTCGACGACGACTGGACCCACGTCAACGACGTGGATCCGGTCGGCGAGGACCGACTACTGGTCTCGCCACGGAACTTCGACCAGGTGCTCCTGATCAACCGCACCACCGGCGAAATCGAGATACGTCTCGGGAGCGACGGCGACCTCGACACCCTCGACGCCCAGCACAACCCCGACTACCTCCGCGGCCCGGACGGCCGGCCGACGTTGCTCGTCGCCGACAGCGGGAACGACCGCGTGGTCGAGTACGCCCGCGAGGGCGGCGACTGGAACCGCACGTGGACGCTGACGGGCAACCTCACGTGGCCACGCGACGCCGACCGCCTCCCGAACGGCAACACCCTCGTCGTCGACAGCCTCGGCCACCGGGTGATCGAGGTGACGCCGCGGGGACGAGTCGTCTGGGAGTTCTACGCCACGTGGGCCCCCTACGACGCCGAGCGCCTCGGCACCGGAGACGGGTCGAACGGCCCGACCGTCCAGGAACTCAACGCGACGGGGAGGTACACCGTCCGTGGCGGTGCCGGGGAGTCGCCGGGTGTCGACCGTGCCACCCCTCAGGCGTGGCTCGACCGCGCCACCGACGGAACGCCCGCGGAGCGACTCGGATCGGGGCTCGCGACGTGGTGGGCCCACCGAGCGCCGTGGTTCCGCCCGGCGTGGCTGTCGCCGTGGGGATTTCTCGCGGCCGTCCTCGCGTTCGGCGTCGCCGCAGCGTGGCTAGCCACGGAGGCGTACTGGTGGCGGGGTGACGCGGCCGTCGTACGGCTGCTCGACGACGCCGGCTGA
- a CDS encoding ArsR/SmtB family transcription factor, which yields MADLLPSRPDTSAAEEADPRVIGLDNENADDLLSALSSDTAREVLAALHDEPDTPARVADRVDTSLQNAQYHLGNLEEADLIEVIDTVYSEKGREMNVYAPADRPLVVFAGSEAESGGLESALKRLLGAVGLLGVASLLVQWRFGELPGLARTGGAGDAGGDGGGMGTMSTEAAPTAADAAGAGLPPGLVFFLGGLAALVLVAVAFYVRR from the coding sequence ATGGCAGACTTGCTGCCCTCACGCCCGGACACCTCGGCGGCCGAGGAGGCCGACCCCCGCGTCATCGGCCTCGATAACGAGAACGCCGACGACCTGCTGTCGGCGCTGTCCTCCGACACCGCTCGCGAGGTGCTCGCGGCCCTCCACGACGAACCGGATACGCCCGCACGCGTGGCCGACCGCGTCGATACGTCCCTCCAGAACGCACAGTACCACCTCGGCAACCTCGAAGAGGCGGACCTGATCGAGGTCATCGACACCGTCTACTCCGAGAAAGGCCGGGAGATGAACGTCTACGCACCGGCCGACCGGCCGCTCGTGGTGTTCGCCGGGAGCGAGGCGGAGAGCGGCGGCCTCGAGAGTGCGCTCAAGCGCCTGTTGGGCGCCGTTGGCCTCCTCGGCGTCGCGAGCCTCCTCGTCCAGTGGCGGTTCGGCGAACTGCCGGGGCTGGCACGAACCGGCGGCGCGGGCGATGCGGGAGGCGACGGCGGAGGTATGGGGACGATGAGCACGGAGGCTGCGCCGACCGCCGCCGACGCCGCGGGCGCCGGCCTCCCGCCCGGACTCGTCTTCTTCCTCGGTGGCCTCGCTGCGCTCGTCCTCGTCGCCGTCGCGTTCTACGTCCGGCGGTAG
- the dpsA gene encoding DNA starvation/stationary phase protection protein DpsA: MSTQESVRQQADSVEASDALRLDQEKVEQLVEALNTDLAATYVLYHQLKKHHWNVEGAEFLEIHEYLGEAAGDAEAAADELAERAQALGGVPLAGGKRLEEHAPVTPEDDDVYDIRTSLHNDMEMYGDIIETVRDHVELAEGLGDHATAQMLREQLVTLEEHAHHLEHYLEDDTLVLDAATN; encoded by the coding sequence ATGAGCACGCAAGAATCCGTCCGACAGCAGGCCGATTCGGTCGAAGCCAGCGACGCACTCCGGCTCGATCAGGAAAAAGTCGAACAGCTCGTCGAGGCGCTCAACACCGACCTCGCGGCGACGTACGTCCTCTACCACCAGCTGAAAAAGCACCACTGGAACGTCGAGGGCGCGGAGTTCCTCGAAATCCACGAGTATCTCGGCGAGGCCGCCGGGGACGCTGAGGCGGCCGCGGACGAACTCGCCGAGCGTGCCCAGGCGCTCGGCGGCGTCCCGCTCGCCGGCGGCAAGCGTCTCGAGGAGCACGCCCCCGTCACACCCGAGGACGACGACGTCTACGACATCCGGACCTCGCTTCACAACGACATGGAGATGTACGGCGATATCATCGAGACGGTGCGCGACCACGTCGAACTGGCCGAGGGGCTCGGTGACCACGCCACCGCCCAGATGCTCCGCGAGCAACTCGTGACGCTCGAAGAACACGCTCATCACCTCGAACATTATCTCGAAGACGACACGCTCGTCCTCGACGCCGCGACGAACTGA
- a CDS encoding PAS domain-containing protein, which translates to MSHETGHEGPIERGESGQSTGDEPRVLLLMGPGRNRDLLTETLGRQYRIETATDSAALGTAFDCCVFDRSGIERTGFDRIADVVDAGRSEGGPFLPFVLLVPADTADTVGAAAWEYVDDVMELPVEKAELLSRVDNLIQRRRTAVELETRSQELAETVAELRLKERAMDEAPVGITLTDPDRDDNPMIYVNEQFQDLTGYVAEEAIGRNWGFLQGEDTDEETRRRLRERIDAERPVSVDIVNYRKNGRRFWQKLDIAPVRDEDGVVKNFVGFQTEITDRKIRERRLRVLNRVLSHNLKNKMNLIEGHVSLLREEIGTDDPIDSLTVIERAAVDLMDLGESVRRIDRIISTAEPTAEPVDLCDRIRQLVTVFEDRYPDATLSVDLPDDPCAVSVGGVTTALEEAIENAIEHNPDPTPSVEIGVERREEEWVDIEVVDDGPGIPAREVEVLEGGETPLNHADRLGLWQIHWIVTKAGGKFSTGETEDGGTVVTLSIPLGD; encoded by the coding sequence ATGTCACACGAAACGGGTCACGAGGGGCCGATCGAACGGGGGGAGAGCGGCCAGTCGACCGGTGACGAGCCACGGGTGTTGTTGCTCATGGGCCCCGGCCGCAACCGCGACCTCCTGACGGAGACACTCGGGCGCCAGTACCGGATCGAGACGGCGACCGATTCGGCGGCGCTCGGGACCGCATTCGACTGCTGTGTGTTCGATCGGAGCGGGATCGAACGGACCGGGTTCGACCGGATCGCGGACGTCGTCGATGCCGGGCGGAGCGAGGGAGGACCCTTCCTGCCGTTCGTGTTACTGGTTCCAGCCGACACCGCCGACACGGTCGGCGCCGCCGCCTGGGAGTACGTCGACGACGTGATGGAACTGCCCGTCGAGAAGGCGGAACTCCTCTCGCGGGTCGACAACCTGATCCAGCGGCGACGGACCGCGGTCGAACTCGAAACCCGATCCCAGGAACTGGCCGAGACGGTCGCGGAACTCCGCCTGAAAGAGCGGGCGATGGACGAGGCCCCGGTCGGTATCACCCTCACCGATCCGGACCGCGACGACAATCCCATGATCTACGTGAACGAGCAGTTCCAAGACCTGACGGGGTACGTCGCCGAGGAGGCGATCGGTCGGAACTGGGGATTTCTGCAGGGAGAAGACACCGACGAGGAGACACGTCGAAGACTCCGCGAGCGGATCGACGCCGAACGGCCGGTGTCGGTCGATATCGTGAACTACCGCAAGAACGGCCGACGGTTCTGGCAGAAACTCGACATCGCACCCGTCCGCGACGAGGACGGCGTCGTCAAGAACTTCGTCGGCTTCCAGACGGAGATCACCGACCGCAAGATCAGGGAGCGACGTCTCCGGGTGTTGAACCGTGTACTCAGCCACAACCTGAAGAACAAGATGAATCTGATCGAGGGTCACGTCTCGTTGCTCCGCGAGGAGATCGGAACGGACGATCCGATCGACTCCCTGACGGTGATCGAGCGGGCGGCGGTCGATCTCATGGACCTCGGGGAGTCGGTGCGGCGGATCGACCGGATCATCTCGACTGCCGAGCCGACCGCCGAACCCGTCGATCTGTGTGACCGAATCCGGCAACTGGTGACCGTGTTCGAGGATCGCTACCCGGATGCGACCCTCTCCGTCGATCTCCCCGACGACCCGTGTGCGGTGTCCGTCGGTGGGGTGACGACGGCCCTCGAGGAGGCCATCGAGAACGCGATCGAGCACAACCCCGACCCGACCCCGTCCGTCGAGATCGGGGTCGAGAGACGCGAGGAAGAGTGGGTCGACATCGAGGTGGTGGACGACGGACCCGGCATTCCGGCCCGGGAGGTCGAGGTCCTCGAGGGCGGCGAAACGCCGCTGAACCACGCGGATCGACTCGGACTCTGGCAGATCCACTGGATCGTCACCAAGGCCGGCGGGAAGTTCTCGACGGGCGAGACCGAGGACGGCGGGACCGTCGTGACGCTCTCGATCCCGCTCGGCGACTAG
- a CDS encoding acyl-CoA thioesterase, producing the protein MTAGETATLAESHTEMTEIVLPNDTNTYGRVLGGAVLHWMDVCGAIAAMRFASEDVVTASMEHVDFKSPIDLGEVVVVEAYVYETGDTSIEVTVAVRAENPKAGTERDTTSSFFTFVAVDDDGEPTPVPDLDCPTEAERRLRRTALDDRAAELERLVERMES; encoded by the coding sequence ATGACTGCAGGCGAGACGGCGACGCTCGCGGAGTCCCACACCGAGATGACGGAGATCGTACTCCCCAACGATACGAACACGTACGGGCGGGTACTCGGCGGCGCCGTCCTGCACTGGATGGACGTCTGTGGCGCCATCGCGGCGATGCGCTTCGCCAGCGAGGACGTCGTCACCGCGTCGATGGAACACGTGGACTTCAAGAGTCCGATCGACCTCGGCGAGGTGGTCGTCGTCGAGGCGTACGTCTACGAAACCGGCGACACCAGCATCGAGGTGACCGTGGCGGTACGCGCCGAGAATCCGAAGGCGGGCACCGAGCGCGACACCACCTCCTCGTTTTTCACGTTCGTCGCCGTCGACGACGACGGGGAGCCGACGCCGGTGCCCGACCTGGACTGTCCGACGGAGGCCGAACGCCGCCTGCGCCGGACGGCCCTCGACGACCGGGCCGCCGAACTGGAGCGTCTCGTCGAGCGGATGGAGTCCTGA
- a CDS encoding bifunctional nuclease family protein has protein sequence MEHTAEVTGIGVGTSEDGSNVPAVLLAARSEYLPIVVTADQARAIQLGLSGEPFERPLTHDLLVEMLTEFGGAVDGIRIDDLADGTFYAKVDVEQYDEGEARKFVFDARPSDAIALAVRVDCPITVTDGVLDSAGRPEDEFEPERIDDFDDEP, from the coding sequence ATGGAGCACACCGCCGAGGTGACCGGTATCGGGGTGGGCACGAGCGAGGACGGATCGAACGTTCCCGCGGTTCTCCTTGCGGCCAGATCCGAGTATCTCCCCATCGTCGTCACGGCCGATCAGGCGCGTGCGATCCAACTCGGACTGTCGGGCGAACCGTTCGAGCGGCCCCTCACACACGACCTACTCGTCGAGATGCTCACGGAGTTCGGCGGTGCCGTCGACGGCATCCGGATCGACGACCTCGCGGACGGAACCTTCTACGCCAAGGTCGACGTCGAACAGTACGACGAGGGCGAGGCCCGGAAGTTCGTCTTCGACGCCCGCCCGAGCGACGCCATCGCGCTCGCGGTCCGGGTCGACTGTCCCATCACCGTGACCGACGGCGTCCTCGACAGCGCCGGTCGCCCCGAAGACGAGTTCGAACCCGAGCGGATCGACGACTTCGACGACGAGCCCTGA